TATTCAACTGCAACGACAAAAAAAGTTGGCCACGGCAGCAACGATAAGTTGAAGCCAGAATTTTATTGGATTAAATCAGTGTAGTCATCTTATAGTAACAACCATTAGAACTTCAGTGATAGAAAGTTGTATGAAATTTAGGAAAATTAAATGGTAGTCACTAGTCAACCACGATGTATGATGTGAAAACAATGATGTAAAGTAACTTTATCCATTGTGAAATTTTGAGACAAAACATCTACGTCCCAAATTTTGAATCAAAATCTCGTATAGCCATATGCACCTGTGTGATGATGGAATTTTTAGTGGAAACTGTTTAACCAGGCAGGGAAGGATTGAATGCTTGCTAAAATCAGTGTGGCAGTTGCCCACAGAGAAACCGGCACCTTTTTCTGTCATAGCTTTTTGATGAATAAATGATCCTcttgatattttctttcttttgactgATAGCACTATTCATAGAATGTTTCCTCAATCTCAAATCCCTCTCGTAACTAGTTGGACCTAACTTACACATGAGAATGAGGGACAGTAATTGTGGGTAATGGGGTAAAGCTGATGTCTTCTGATAGAGAAAGGTTCAATAAGGTTCTTGTGATTGAGTTCAGAAAAACATGTGAATAACAACAACTCGTGAAAATGGAAAATATCTCGGTAAGTTGCTTACACTCACTATTCTTACTTCCACCTCTTGGTTTCAATTCCAATTAATTACACTCTTCTTCAGTCTTACTCTCTTACTCTAGAATACACATGTGAATATGATTAAAATGTAGAGAATCCGAGGAAATTCAGATCATCCAAACCAAAGCTACACTATGAACTTAAGAGTTTGAAACTGCTAttgatttaatttttcttttaagcCTATTATAGTCGTGTGCAAATTTGGTGCAGTCGATCTGCTACAATTCATATAATAtttagtaaaaataaaataattttttttaaaaaaaccgGCTGGAACCACACCTTTAACAACTTATCATAAGTCCCGGATCAAATTGAGGACTTgcctaataaaataaaaatatggttaaaagaaaatgTCAAGATTATTAATAGGGGTATCATTTTGATGGGATGTACCAAATTACATTCGACACAAAACAACCTTTGTCCATGAAATGGTACATCCAATCAAattggtacccctattagcagcCATGAAAAATTGTGATTAGttaaaaagaaaattcaaactcaTCTAACACTtaggtttctttttttctttttgatgcttTAGATTAGTGGCCCCTAGACTATATCCAAACTCCTCAAATCaaattagaatgggaggaaacaTGCCAACCACCAGATCACTTGGTGaagtgatatattttatttttggttaaaaaaagtaaaagaaagtaaaaatattacttttcctgaaacggaggtaATATACGATTACTACTCAGATCATCAAAGATATTCAACAACGTAGACTCGCCCGTGTAGGGGGGATTCGAAATTGAGCTGCTCATTCACACTCTCAGTCACACTAGTGTAGTCAAATATGTAAGATGTAACACACTCCCTTACCAACAACGGTTACAAGAGCTTCAAAACTTTCCCCAAACGTGACAACATTTAAACCAAAACTGCAACTCTCTCACTCACTATAAAAACCCCTCACATCCCTTGCCATATTTTCATCTCCCTCTCCATATACCCTCTTTGTCTCACTTAAAACTCAAATGGAAAATTGCAGAAGAACTCCATTTAAGCCATGGAAGAAAGGTTCCACAAGGGGTAAAGGTGGACCTCAAAATGCTTCTTGTGAGTACCGCGGAGTTCGACAAAGAACTTGGGGCAAATGGGTTGCTGAAATAAGAGAGCCAAAAAAACGAACTCGGCTCTGGTTAGGTTCATTCTCTACCGCTGAAGAAGCTGCAATGGCATACGATGAAGCTGCAAGAAGATTATATGGTCCTGACGCTTATCTAAATTTACCGCATCTTAAATCAAATAATGTCATTCCTTTCAACAAATCTCAAAAGTACAAATGGTTCCCTTCCAAGAACTTTATTTCCATGTTTCCATCCTGCAATTTGATCAACTTAAACGCCCCGCACAACGTTCATTTCATCCATCAAAGACTCCAAGAGCTTAAGAAAAACGATACCcttgcaatatcttcttcttcatcatcatcttcatcatctcatGCCTCACATTCAGAATTTCAGCCAGTAGAATATGATCAATTACGCAACGAAAATTTACTGATTAAGGAAGACGATTTAGAGTTTACGTCCCAAAAGATGTCAAAGAGTTGTGAAGAGAAACCTGAGATTGATCTGAAGGAATTTCTTCAACAACTTGGCATACTAAAAGAAGAGAGTGGATCAGATGGAAATGATACGGTCCAAAGTTCTCCAATCCCAGAATTTTCATTAGAAGATAGGCTAGCAACTTCCGGTGACAATTTTGATTGGAATTCATTGGTTGATTTGCATGGGCTAGATTATAATCAGAGAGCAGAAGATAATAGCTTTCAGGTTAATGACATGTATGACGAGATGGTATTTCCAGCTATATGGGAATTTTAGGTTCGGCAAATTTTCGTGCGAGGATCAGCTTAAATTCTTAATTAGCTTAGACAGAAATTCCTGTTAGAAGTTAAGTCCACCTAAAACCCACTTAGGAAAAACAAGTAAGCAATCAGTTTACAGATCAGTGTTGGCAGAGAAAGTAGCAGTCAGTGTCAGTAGATGAACCAAAATTTCCATGTAGCTCTTAGCGAGCTCTTAGAGTTTTTTAAGCCTTTTTTTTTAAGTTACGGTACTTTTTGTAATGCTGAGGACTAAGGCCTGATGTAGACTTGTTAATGTCTTTGGTCCTTTTGGATTTCACttttaaaatgaaaaaacatgTATTCTTCCGATGAACTCAGGAAATGATAAGTAGTGTCAAGCTATTACACAAATGAAAACCTCAGAGTGCCACTCAGAGACTTGCACTTGCTCAAATGAAAATCTAGCATCAGCAAAATCAGAAGATAAACCATAAACTTACCGTTGGCTAACAACACGAAAAATCTACCTACAGTCCAATTTCAGGTCTGTAAAAATTAGAAAGTAACAGGCACCAAAAGATTGTTAGCGGCGAAATGATATATCATGAAATAGTAGTATTACATCCATACTCTGTATCTAAACAGTTGAGCTTTGTTACCTCTGAATTATATCAGCTTTCAAAGAGGTAATTCACCACAACCATTAAACTAATGTCAGTAATGAGAATAGCACTAAGGCATCTCTTTCTCTCTGCGTGTCCAGAATCCGCCAACAGAATCATGCACGTTTGTAGTCTTGGGCTGTTACGGAGCCTCAACCTGATCCCAGGTTCTATGATGAGATACTTCCCTACTAGCACACCCAGCAAACCTAACTAATTATTGTTGGTGTCTCAGAACTTTTCAGAACATAAGGGTTTAATTTTGGTCTAGAACATATTCACGATGGCTCATTAACCTACATATTCAGATGCGCTCAGATATTCCCCATGCTCCTCAAAATACTCAACTAATCTCTTCAAAAACTGGTTGCTACTCACAGTTTCGGTATCACATACAAGACAACACTGTCTTCTTGCTCGTGTCACAGCCACGTTCATTCTCCTCCTGTCACTCAGAAATCCAACCTAAAAACAATACAGCCAAGCTCATAATTTGTTCGAACAACAGCTTCCACATTAAATGGCTGGAAATAAAGATCCTGATGAAAAAGTACCTCGTTCTTTGTGTTCGATCGCACCATAGAAATGATGATGGCTTCTTTCTCCCGACCTTGGAAGCCATCAACTGTAgatatttccaactctttcagtTTATCCTCTTTGTTCCGAATCATCCTCAGCAAGACAACCTAGAAAAAGATGATACGGTATCTTATCAATCTCCCCGGTTTAAAAATTGAACGCTTAAAGAGAAATAAACAGAATAAAGTAAAGAATTAAGTCGATTGTGTGTCGGGATATGCCGGCAAGTACACCAGTTATGGGAGCAGTCAAGTTCAAATCTTGTGACAAGTAGAAAATTTAGTAAGTTTGCTGTTCTATATCATTGAAAGCATACAGTCGAATTATAATTAGTTTCTAATTGTTAATATATCCTTAACCACGACTAAGGATAAATACAATCTACAAAAGGATGTCTCTTTAACCTGTGCAGCGTATGGGGTAATAATTCCAATATCAGATGCCCTGACTCCACTCCCAATAAGCCTCTTAGCATGGGCTATAGCAACATCAGCCTCACCCTCATTCATTGTGCtgtcttcttcatcttttttctCTTCCATATCACACCTGAAACATATCAGACTTGTACcataagaagattttctttaaatTACAAACACATAAATGTGTGTATGTCCCATGTTCTTGCGTATATGGAGATCACCCTTGTAAAAGTGATCAGCGAAACTGGGAATGTATTTCATAATCTGCCCCAAGCTTATGGTGAAGTGAAGTGAAGTCAAGAATGCTTTGACTTGTAGTCCTGCTTTGGTAAGACTAGATGTTTCAGATTGGAGTAGCTTCTGTTCTGACAAACTACATAATGGGACTCAGTACTCAGGATCCTCACCACACATCAGCCTTGGACCTATATTTATGTGAAATACAAATACTAAAccagaagttgaaaaccaaatgaCCCACTAATACATAAGTGATCCCATGTCTATATTGGTATTCTCACAGGGGTAATAACTACAAACAGCAGTCCACGCCACTGAAAAATAATATCTTTCCCGCTCTTTCCcacttatttaaacaaatatatatatgtaAACAAAGTAATTTATTATTTTGCCATTACAATGTGGATGTTAGATACTTAAGTCAGACTATCAAGGTACCAAGTAACCACTTACCCAGTTGTGTCGATGAGAAGAAGGGTTGGTTCTGTCGAAGATGTTTTCTTTACATCTTCAAGATCATATAGCATATGACTGGCGACACATGAATGGGCTTTGACCTGAAAAGAACAATTGTACCCCATGAAGCAAACCAGAAACACTGCACCAttctaaaatcaaaaaattcagCAATTCTAATATACAAGGGTAAGGGTTTTCCAGGTAGGAAGATGAACATGTAGTTAGTACCTTACTGTCATACAGCTCTTTAGATGACCATTCCATTATAAGCTCATGCATACGGTACTGAACAGTAAGCATGCTCATTGCATCATCTCCATACAGATCAGCAAGGCGCTCAAATAGAGTTCTTCCCAAACCTTTCCTCTCAGCTTCAACACTCTGTATGGTTGGCGGAAGTTGAAGATGGTCTCCTGCGAGTAAACATCTTGTACCCTGATCATAACACACGCATGCATAAATTTGAAGCTGAAAATGATTAGAGTGTACCACGTCACTATGCTGCAAAAGTAATTATCAAGACCATTTTTGTAATAATGCACGAGGTTAAGAATAAGTATGCCCGCCATTAACACGAAACATGTAAAAGTTTGCGAGTGTATGCATGTGCAGATGCACATATTACCCACTATCTATAGACAGTGGTATATTTTTTTACAGAATCAAGTAGTCAGAAACCTTGTATATTCTAGTAAACACTGAAATCACACACAAATAAATTGTTTGGGTGGCACTTATTGAGATAAAGATCAAGAGACTCAAATTATGGTAATGCAAAATTGACTCAACAGCTGATGCCATTCCTATGTCCAGATTTGATATACCTGCTTCCTATCAGTGTTGGTGCTCCAAGAGTAAACTATTTCAAAGTTGGTATTGCAACATAAATACACAAAAGAATGCTTTATCAACACAAACATAAGATGCTACAGTAGGCTAGGTAGGCTAGGcttccttgcttagtctggctcaCGATTTCAACCAGTATTACAGCATTTTTAAGAACTAACCTCGACCCCTTACCTTCAATAGCGGTATCCAGCATGCTATTTCAAGCGCCTGAGCAGCCTCGTCAATTATCACCAAATCAAAAGATGTTCTCTCAAGCTTCCGAGTGGAGGAACCAGTCAAAGTTGTCAAGACCACATCAGCACCTTTAATTACATCTGTGACTGCTAATTGCTGCCTCTTACGTTCCTCCTTTGAAAGAGTTCTGAGCTCTTTTCTGATGTCTCTCTTTGTATTTTTATCTTTGGCTTTTAATAGCTTCCCATTTAATACCTAAAAGGATGCAACAAATAAATGTAAGAAAGGCCCTAGATAAGCATACAGAGTTGAATTAGGACTCATCATACAATATGTAAAAAATGATGGTTTGTATTCCCATTACCAAACACTTCATACATGAGTCTGATGTTGAATCGTAATACAAGAATCATGACGAAGGATTATGGTATAGTGGATTTGATTTCACTTAAAAGCTTTACCTTCATTTCCTTGCGAATATCATTCGCAAGACCACTATTATCTCCTCGCAAAACCTATAACAGATACCGATTAAATCAAAAATAGAATTGAATAAAAATGGAGTGAACAATACTGATTACGGTAATGGTTCAATGCCAGCATCAGTCAACTAGAGGGGCTCAAATGCGGGTAAAAGAAGGAGAACCCTAGCAGCTAAATCCGTCTAATATATGACCAGCATGCAAGGAGGTATCTAGAGCAGAGAGTCCTTTGGCAAGTTAAAGGGGAAGCCTGACACGGAAACATGGAAAACTTATAGATATAATGAATGAAACATTGAAACAGAGATTTACCTCCAAAAAAGGTTATAAAAACATTTTGTGTCATAGATATCTCATCTCTAATTCCATAGATTTTAAAATAAATGTTCTTCCACGAGTCATTTCTGTTATTCCATTCTGATTGTGCAAAAAAGTGCAAGCTTGACTTACTTGGGCGTCTAGTGCACTCTCCAGTACTTGAGGCAGCAAACGTGCTGGATGGCCGACTCTCACCAACTTTACTCTGAAGTAATGAAATTGTAGAGAATATGAGTAAAGGGTACTATTTACACCAAAATAATTTCAAACTTACAAGTTACAACATAATCGAAACATATTGGAAGTCTGGAACTGAATGATAAGGAATATGCTAACTCAACTGAGCATAAGGTAAGGTAGTAGCGTATAAATGTGATCCAGTAGAAAGGTATAACAGAATGAGACCAGGAACGGTATTAACAAAACCATCGACACAACAGGTTAAACTCTTCAACTGCTAAAGAAAGCAATAAGCGAATACAAAGGTAATAAAGTGGATAGTTGTTCCAAAAAAAACTCgtatcaaaataaagaaaatgtcATGTTGGCTAAGTTGAGTGTCAACAGAACCAAAGTTACAAGAAAAACACGAATAGTGTACTTATAATCAGAACAAAACTCCTACTTGACACGTATAAATCTTCATCTGCTGCAAGAAATTTTGTCTGACATAAAAATAAAGCACCCGGTGACTTCCTAGTTCACAAAATGGAACACAGCTAGGAACCAAATGATAGTTCGTGTATAATGTAAAACTGGTCTACCTGTGAGGAACAAGTCGCTCAACAATGTTATCAACTGCTATATTAGAAGCAGCACAGGCAAGAATCTTTGATCCTCGCTTAACTTCCTGTAAGATAATTTCTACCACGGTTGTCGTTTTTCCAGTTCCAGGAGGCCCATGCAGCAAGAATACATTCTTGGAAGAAAGTGCTTTCGTCATAGCATCTTTCTGAGAACAAAAGAAAGATATTACTTTTCTGAACAAAAATACAGACAGCCTATGTAAAAACTAATCTGAAATCTCTTGTTTGAGAACTTATAAAATAGACAAAGCAGTTGAACTGTAAACAGTTCCAAACTTAGCTGTAGCACAAACAAAAACCAAAACGTCACATAACAAATCCAACCAAGATGGTATCTGTTTGCTTCTCTGGTAGTAGTAGTAAATTAGAAATTCTAATTTTCCTATCAGTAACAAATGACTAAGAGGTAGGCATTCTTCTATATATCAATTAAGTGAAACAAAACCATGGGTCACAATTAGACATTCAAAATCAGATTATCAATCACCAATCCCTAGATTTATAAGGTTGAGtgatcaaattcaaataaaataaatctgAAGGCCAGGTCCCAGATTCAGAGCCTAAAAAGAATATTATGAACAGAGATGCTGAAAGTATTCGCCCAAAGAGCAACATGTGCCTGATTGAGTAGTAAACCAGGCCTTTCATGTGCATGCACTGAGAAGCATCAAATTTGTATATCAGGCATATGATGCAAATCAAACTCAATGCAGGAAAAGGTACATCCTTTTTCAAATACCATGCATAGTATAAAGGTAGCTGTATTTGTGCTTTGCTCATTGGCTTCGTGTAGGTAAAGGTTGACTAAATTGCAGAAATATTATTTTATGAAAAAAATATTGGAAAAACAACTTCTGTACTACCTGAGAGTGATCAAGATTGGAGTTAAAAGGGGTGAATGAAACATCCTTCTTTGCCACTGTCGGTTGTTTCTCCCCGAACAATACAGGAACTAAGTCAGAAGCAGGTCCCTTCAGCACACCTTTGCTTAGTTGTATTAAAGCATCCTTCATCCTACGATATGTTATCTACACATAAAATTGAGAAGTTAGATTCAGTAACCAAAAAATCAAACACTAGACTCTCCACCAAGGGACTATTTTACAGTGTCTCATTGTGCATAGTTTCAGAACAGCGTAGCCATACAAGAGCAATAGTATGGACACCAGAAGGGCATAATATGCTTCAACCTTTAGTGTCGTGTCTACTTCGAATCAAGAGAAAACATGAAAATCAATGGACTAGAAGGATGACTTTCAGTCTTTCACCAGCAAGAAGAACACTTTTTTTAAAGGAAAAAGTTTGTGATCTGAGTCTCTGACCTCAGTAGCAATTTCTCTTCAAATCACTTCCTACATGTCTTTCTCAATTTTCTTATAACTTCTAAAAAGTACTTTCACTTCTAATTATGCTTTGGCACCTAAACATCCTCTAGGACTTGAGCCAAGATACTCTAATGAAACATAATTGCTTGGATGTGAGCAACAGTTTTCTCCTTCAACTGAGACAAAGTTATTTAACAATGTAAAACTACCACATGCTATCGAATATTACATTATTATGGTTGTAAAGAGCACCAGAGACAGAAAGACTGAATGTTAAGGATCTCAAAACTGATAACAAACCTCATTTGCAAGTTTCTCAAGACGCAAAGAACTATTTAAGCCATCTTCTGGGATGTCGTCAAAAACTACAGTAATTGATGAGTCCTGCACAATATGAAGGGAAAATAGAAAGTTATTTGAGCCGAAAACAAAAAAATGGGTTAGTAACCtaatcattgatcttctttaaaacaaTACCTTGAGACGGTAAACAACACCCTGACCAAGTGAGGGGGAACCCGTATCAGCTTTGTTAGGTTTCAGATCAACAACGTCATGATTCCCGAACTGCAAATAAAGATAAACCCAACCAACTTAGATTCCAAGGTAACTAGAAAACTATCACCAgatacttattttatttttagtaatagTGAGAATGCTGCAAAACCCAATAATTGATTAGCCATTTGTACGATTTACAAGCAAATCGAGGGGGACTGATATAGAAAATAgggacaaagatgagtggtttCTCACCCTAGAACTCATCCCCTCAATATATATGCCACAACCAATACTCTTTACCTCTCATTAATCACTATTTACATGCCCAAACAAAAACACATAACGACAACAAAGTCATGGAACCGATTCCTGGTACAATCTTGTGGAAAATGACGACTAAAAGCTATTTGTGTTAAACCTAATGGTAGGCGGTTCACCAGTAATGTCGAATAATCTATAACCCAGGAACTACTGACAAAAAACAAATATAGAGTAACAACCTCAAAAAAGAAAACTTTGCTCGCCCCTAGTAGCTACATCATGACGACTTAACATGCGCTCAAATCACCCAATACCTTATAATAAAATCAAAGGAACACAGTGATACAGATTCACGTTTCAACAATATCACAAAGTTAAACTAGTATAGCATTCCAACCCATGTACATGCATATATACTGAATTTCACATATTCAACTCTCTAATAATGGCAACTCAGCCTTCTATTGATGATGGGTTAGATATATTTTCCAATACACGGTGTGAGGCAATAACCTTATGAGCAGGAAGAACATCTCCTTTAGTAGATTGAAACTCCAGAAGTGATTTCCCCATTAACCCTGTCTAATTGAAGAGTGGGTGGTGAAAGTAATCAGAACAAACAAATCAAACCAATTTGGTTTAGTAAAGgaaaaaaaactaataataatagtaCAAACCTGAACATCTACACACTTGAGATTGAGTAATACTGATCCTTTCTTCTGAGAGGTTTCAAGATTTCTTGATGAACCTGAACTGATTGAAGCTGTTATTTCTGCTTCCTATTAACAATACCCAACTTACATTTAGTACTTTTTATTGCAACtttgttctcaattttcataGTGAAGGTTAAAATTGATAATCCGTTATAAGTGAGTTTAGagtgagagagagaaaaaagtgaCCTTTTCCATGTCGATTAAGGGAGTCATGATCGAAACAAATTGTTGCAGAGAAACGGCAGAAGCGTTTTTCTTCCCTCCCTCCATGACTGCTGCTCCGTAGAGAGAAGAAGAACGTTTGCGACGGAGGGATCCGATAAGTTTTGAAGGGGAggagttttttgtttttgcttttgtttttttttttgtttgccctACTGCGACTTCCTTTCCAAAATGTCGCAATTCAGAGGAAGCTAAGAGTCCGTTTGGCATGGGCGTAATAGAGGGAGTTAGTGCAGTCAACGCCGTGGTCAAGGGCTGCATTCAGTGTTTTGGTGTTTGGCATGGTTCAACTGCACGGAATAGCAACTAACCTGGTAGTTCCTACTATGCCCATTAGGCGACTTTGAATGTTCACCTCTCTACCCCTGCATCGAATGTCGCCCTCTACTGCACATTTAAACTACGCCCTTTGACCAGTTCTCACTCCTAACAgtttgaagataaaaatcaatttttgttCGATTTAATCTTTTCCGACTGATATTTATGGTTTTCATGAACCCTTTCTTCTCATCTCTGCAATTCTAGTTTCTTACATCACAATCAACAGTAATAAAAGAAATACTTACAAGTAGAATTGATATCTTAGTCTTCTTCCCTCTTTGTAGATCTAGATTTACTTTCATAGATGAAAATCATCATTGAACAAAACCCTTGAAGATATGTCTTTtgtttatgattatgtgaatattgattaaaaaaaaacgattgatttttgttgttgttagacGATCTAGCTCTATGATTTTAAGCCATTTTGGTTTCTGTCATGTGAAGTGAATTCGTTGTGAATCAATTTCATGAAACTAATATAGATCACCAATCAGAAATCGTGATAAAGATCTTGATGATATCAACTCTCAATTTGATACTCTTTTTTCTTCAATTATTAGTATAGAGAATAGGCATTACTGAACTTTTTGTTCCTTCATTTTTTTGATCGGTTTTAGTGGACTTATTCTAACAAGCTAAACACACCGATTTGTACTCCTGGTAGTTCGAATGCTCGACTTCCTACTTCCGGTAGTTGCTATTACACTGCATTGCAAAAATTTGCATGCCAAATGGACCCTAAAAGAACCACGCAAAGGTGCACCAGCATCTTAAAGATCTAACTTTTTTACtgtgcgatttttttttttagcaaagACCTTCAAAAAGGCCAATGATCCCCCTCAACAATACGCATGAACCAAACTGGGAGAACAGACCAGTACATAATAGAATTGTTTGTCTTAGCTCAAAGGGCAAGTTCATGAGCCACAGAATTACAGATACGTGGTTGAAAAGTAAATAAACAAGTTACAAGACTAGAAGAGAAAAACTGGATATCCTTAAAGATAGCATCCGTTCTAGATTCTTCAGCAGAAAATTGATTGATCAGACTCTGAGCATCATGAGATGAGTAAGATTTTGCTCCACCGCTTTTTTCAAGGCCACCCAAATAGctctggcttcagcttcttcagcagactCTACTTCAAAGACTATCGAGGCACAAAAGGAGGCAGTGTTGGAGAAGTCCCTCATCACATAGCCTGCACCATTGTTCCCATAAATTTCATCATAAGCTTCATCAGTGTTGCATTTTATCCAACCAGTCGGTGggggcatccatttatcacaTACTCCAACAAAGGCCATAGAAGAAGCATTGGGGGGTAGGTTTTCTAGTTAATAGCATGTCTCTAGCTCTCATAAGGACAACAATATGATTTTCTCTGATATTTTGAAAAACCAGTTTATTTTTACTTTGTCATAGAGACCAAAGAATAGCAACAAAGAGACATTGATCTCCTTCAAGGAGTTTAGAGACTGGGTCAACTAACCAAAATAACATCCAATCAATAAAGGATTTATTACTAAAGAACTGAGTGTTCACATAGAAAGAAGAGAGGAACCAGACACGACTAGCAAACGGACACATGACCAAAGCATGCATAATCGATTCATGAGGGTCAGTACATCTAGCAAAATCAACAGATTTCATAGGCATTCTAGTATGTAAAACAGTTCTAGAAGGTAAGGCGTTTCTGGAAGCTTTCCGGGTAAAAACTTGAATTCTGTAAGGCACGTTAATTTTCCAAATGCGCTTCCA
This portion of the Papaver somniferum cultivar HN1 chromosome 11, ASM357369v1, whole genome shotgun sequence genome encodes:
- the LOC113322052 gene encoding dehydration-responsive element-binding protein 2F-like, encoding MENCRRTPFKPWKKGSTRGKGGPQNASCEYRGVRQRTWGKWVAEIREPKKRTRLWLGSFSTAEEAAMAYDEAARRLYGPDAYLNLPHLKSNNVIPFNKSQKYKWFPSKNFISMFPSCNLINLNAPHNVHFIHQRLQELKKNDTLAISSSSSSSSSSHASHSEFQPVEYDQLRNENLLIKEDDLEFTSQKMSKSCEEKPEIDLKEFLQQLGILKEESGSDGNDTVQSSPIPEFSLEDRLATSGDNFDWNSLVDLHGLDYNQRAEDNSFQVNDMYDEMVFPAIWEF
- the LOC113322050 gene encoding DNA-binding protein SMUBP-2-like isoform X1, which codes for MQPLTTALTALTPSITPMPNGLLASSELRHFGKEVAVGQTKKKTKAKTKNSSPSKLIGSLRRKRSSSLYGAAVMEGGKKNASAVSLQQFVSIMTPLIDMEKEAEITASISSGSSRNLETSQKKGSVLLNLKCVDVQTGLMGKSLLEFQSTKGDVLPAHKFGNHDVVDLKPNKADTGSPSLGQGVVYRLKDSSITVVFDDIPEDGLNSSLRLEKLANEITYRRMKDALIQLSKGVLKGPASDLVPVLFGEKQPTVAKKDVSFTPFNSNLDHSQKDAMTKALSSKNVFLLHGPPGTGKTTTVVEIILQEVKRGSKILACAASNIAVDNIVERLVPHRVKLVRVGHPARLLPQVLESALDAQVLRGDNSGLANDIRKEMKVLNGKLLKAKDKNTKRDIRKELRTLSKEERKRQQLAVTDVIKGADVVLTTLTGSSTRKLERTSFDLVIIDEAAQALEIACWIPLLKLQIYACVCYDQGTRCLLAGDHLQLPPTIQSVEAERKGLGRTLFERLADLYGDDAMSMLTVQYRMHELIMEWSSKELYDSKVKAHSCVASHMLYDLEDVKKTSSTEPTLLLIDTTGCDMEEKKDEEDSTMNEGEADVAIAHAKRLIGSGVRASDIGIITPYAAQVVLLRMIRNKEDKLKELEISTVDGFQGREKEAIIISMVRSNTKNEVGFLSDRRRMNVAVTRARRQCCLVCDTETVSSNQFLKRLVEYFEEHGEYLSASEYVG
- the LOC113322050 gene encoding DNA-binding protein SMUBP-2-like isoform X3 gives rise to the protein MGKSLLEFQSTKGDVLPAHKFGNHDVVDLKPNKADTGSPSLGQGVVYRLKDSSITVVFDDIPEDGLNSSLRLEKLANEITYRRMKDALIQLSKGVLKGPASDLVPVLFGEKQPTVAKKDVSFTPFNSNLDHSQKDAMTKALSSKNVFLLHGPPGTGKTTTVVEIILQEVKRGSKILACAASNIAVDNIVERLVPHRVKLVRVGHPARLLPQVLESALDAQVLRGDNSGLANDIRKEMKVLNGKLLKAKDKNTKRDIRKELRTLSKEERKRQQLAVTDVIKGADVVLTTLTGSSTRKLERTSFDLVIIDEAAQALEIACWIPLLKLQIYACVCYDQGTRCLLAGDHLQLPPTIQSVEAERKGLGRTLFERLADLYGDDAMSMLTVQYRMHELIMEWSSKELYDSKVKAHSCVASHMLYDLEDVKKTSSTEPTLLLIDTTGCDMEEKKDEEDSTMNEGEADVAIAHAKRLIGSGVRASDIGIITPYAAQVVLLRMIRNKEDKLKELEISTVDGFQGREKEAIIISMVRSNTKNEVGFLSDRRRMNVAVTRARRQCCLVCDTETVSSNQFLKRLVEYFEEHGEYLSASEYVG
- the LOC113322050 gene encoding DNA-binding protein SMUBP-2-like isoform X2, whose product is MQPLTTALTALTPSITPMPNGLLASSELRHFGKEVAVGQTKKKTKAKTKNSSPSKLIGSLRRKRSSSLYGAAVMEGGKKNASAVSLQQFVSIMTPLIDMEKEAEITASISSGSSRNLETSQKKGSVLLNLKCVDVQTGLMGKSLLEFQSTKGDVLPAHKFGNHDVVDLKPNKADTGSPSLGQGVVYRLKDSSITVVFDDIPEDGLNSSLRLEKLANEITYRRMKDALIQLSKGVLKGPASDLVPVLFGEKQPTVAKKDVSFTPFNSNLDHSQKDAMTKALSSKNVFLLHGPPGTGKTTTVVEIILQEVKRGSKILACAASNIAVDNIVERLVPHRVKLVRVGHPARLLPQVLESALDAQVLRGDNSGLANDIRKEMKVLNGKLLKAKDKNTKRDIRKELRTLSKEERKRQQLAVTDVIKGADVVLTTLTGSSTRKLERTSFDLVIIDEAAQALEIACWIPLLKGTRCLLAGDHLQLPPTIQSVEAERKGLGRTLFERLADLYGDDAMSMLTVQYRMHELIMEWSSKELYDSKVKAHSCVASHMLYDLEDVKKTSSTEPTLLLIDTTGCDMEEKKDEEDSTMNEGEADVAIAHAKRLIGSGVRASDIGIITPYAAQVVLLRMIRNKEDKLKELEISTVDGFQGREKEAIIISMVRSNTKNEVGFLSDRRRMNVAVTRARRQCCLVCDTETVSSNQFLKRLVEYFEEHGEYLSASEYVG